A stretch of the Archocentrus centrarchus isolate MPI-CPG fArcCen1 unplaced genomic scaffold, fArcCen1 scaffold_32_ctg1, whole genome shotgun sequence genome encodes the following:
- the mex3b gene encoding RNA-binding protein MEX3B: protein MPSSLFADSSVQGDALDDQRALQIALDQLSLLGLDNDENPLYDNGQEPRKKSVNMTECVPVPSSEHVAEIVGRQGCKIKALRAKTNTYIKTPVRGEEPVFVVTGRREDVAMARREIISAAEHFSMIRASRNKNTSLNGSGTPVPGPPNLPGQTTIQVRVPYRVVGLVVGPKGATIKRIQQQTHTYIVTPSRDKEPVFEVTGMPENVDRAREEIEAHIAMRTGGLIELQDENDFHANGTDVGFDLHGHATLWSKPSAGMTPTSVRKPFSNYRNDSSSSLGSASTDSYFGNNSSRMADYSPPSPALSYTTTTTTNNNGNNNNNNINVNTNGNGFVYGNDVISPECTDLTFDSSPGFDPTPAPPGLLWSPYDSRMTTSSNGGSSPTSTSAMFPTNTSTNANGIVVSQRRVNGCTPQPRLSPPIHSHNGGPAEHPLARRVRSDPGGGPLSFPGYSSSIASLPGSHLPGVPCDSSASSSSSSSSSSTSSGTSRKGSRDCSVCFESEVIAALVPCGHNLFCMECANRICERSDPKCPVCHTGVTQAIRIFS, encoded by the exons ATGCCCAGCTCGCTGTTCGCCGACAGCAGCGTCCAGGGAGACGCGCTGGACGACCAGAGAGCGCTGCAGATCGCCCTGGACCAGCTCTCCCTGCTCGGCTTGGACAACGACGAGAACCCACTGTACGACAACGGCCAGGAGCCCCGGAAGAAGAGCGTCAACATGACGGAGTGCGTCCCGGTGCCCAGCTCCGAGCATGTGGCTGAGATCGTGGGAAGACAAG GTTGCAAGATCAAAGCGTTGCGAGCAAAGACCAACACCTACATCAAGACTCCGGTGCGAGGCGAGGAGCCTGTTTTCGTGGTGACGGGCAGGAGGGAGGATGTGGCCATGGCCAGGAGGGAGATCATCTCTGCGGCAGAGCACTTCTCCATGATCCGAGCCTCcaggaacaaaaacaccagCCTGAATGGGAGCGGCACCCCAGTCCCTGGACCGCCTAACCTGCCCGGACAGACCACCATCCAGGTCCGGGTGCCCTACCGCGTGGTCGGGCTGGTTGTAGGGCCCAAGGGTGCCACCATCAAGCGCATCCAGCAGCAGACCCACACCTACATCGTGACCCCGAGTCGGGACAAAGAGCCAGTGTTCGAGGTGACGGGGATGCCGGAGAATGTTGACCGAGCACGCGAAGAAATCGAAGCCCACATCGCCATGAGGACCGGAGGCCTGATTGAGCTCCAGGATGAAAACGACTTCCACGCCAACGGCACAGATGTGGGTTTTGATCTGCATGGGCACGCCACCCTGTGGTCCAAGCCCAGCGCAGGGATGACCCCCACCTCTGTGCGCAAACCCTTCTCCAACTACCGCAATGATTCGTCATCCTCCTTGGGTAGCGCCTCCACAGACTCCTACTTCGGCAACAACAGCTCGCGCATGGCCGACTACAGCCCCCCCAGCCCCGCGCTCAgctacaccaccaccaccaccaccaacaacaatggcaacaacaacaacaacaacatcaacgTCAACACCAACGGCAATGGGTTTGTTTACGGAAACGACGTGATCTCTCCTGAATGCACTGATCTGACTTTTGACTCCTCGCCGGGGTTTGACCCTACACCAGCCCCACCAGGCCTCCTGTGGTCCCCGTACGACAGTCGCATGACCACCTCCTCCAACGGAGGCAGctcccccacctccacctcagcCATGTTCCCCACCAACACCTCCACCAATGCCAACGGGATCGTGGTGAGCCAGCGGAGGGTTAACGGCTGCACCCCGCAGCCTCGCCTGTCACCTCCTATTCACAGCCACAACGGAGGGCCCGCCGAGCACCCCTTAGCCCGGCGGGTGCGTAGCGACCCGGGCGGAGGCCCGCTCAGTTTCCCCGGTTACTCCAGCTCCATCGCCTCGTTGCCGGGCTCCCACCTCCCCGGGGTGCCGTGCGACTCCTCGGCCTCAtcgtcatcctcctcttcctcctcgtccACCTCCTCCGGCACCAGCCGAAAGGGCAGTCGCGATTGTTCAGTGTGCTTCGAGAGTGAGGTCATCGCGGCGCTGGTCCCCTGTGGGCACAACCTCTTCTGTATGGAATGTGCCAACCGGATCTGTGAGAGGAGTGACCCCAAATGCCCCGTCTGCCACACCGGCGTCACTCAGGCTATACGTATATTTTCATAA